A window of the Desulforapulum autotrophicum HRM2 genome harbors these coding sequences:
- the nhaR gene encoding transcriptional activator NhaR, which translates to MEWLNYHHLFYFWIVMREGSITAACKKLTLAQSTVSAQMGKLEQSLGGKLFKRQGRSLEATDLGLMVFQYADRIFPLGRELMDQIHNRPVVGPLSLKVGIVDQIPKIVARKLLAPALGLEKKVHLICHEGKEEKLLGELAIHRLDLVLSDAPIRSDLSIKAYNHFLGQCGITFFAVDEIADTVTENFPHSLDKVPMLMPMAMTMLRSALDQWFESLSIQPLIVAEFEDNALLKVFGQAGDGVFVAPTVIESEIKTQYQVRIIGRCPFIKERFYAISVERILKHPAVVAISDIARHSIF; encoded by the coding sequence ATGGAATGGCTCAACTATCACCATCTTTTTTATTTCTGGATCGTCATGCGGGAGGGCAGTATTACCGCTGCCTGCAAGAAACTTACCCTTGCCCAGTCAACGGTGAGTGCCCAGATGGGCAAGCTTGAACAGTCCCTTGGCGGAAAATTGTTCAAACGCCAGGGCCGTTCCCTTGAGGCCACTGATCTTGGCCTGATGGTATTCCAATATGCCGATAGGATTTTTCCCCTGGGACGGGAGCTCATGGATCAGATCCACAACCGGCCCGTGGTCGGTCCCCTTTCCCTCAAAGTTGGCATTGTGGACCAGATCCCAAAGATAGTGGCCAGAAAACTCCTGGCACCTGCCCTGGGACTTGAGAAAAAGGTGCATCTGATCTGCCACGAGGGAAAAGAAGAAAAACTCCTGGGAGAGCTTGCCATTCATAGGCTGGATCTGGTCCTGTCCGACGCCCCCATTCGTTCGGACCTGAGCATCAAGGCCTACAACCATTTCCTGGGCCAGTGCGGGATTACTTTTTTTGCAGTGGACGAGATTGCCGACACTGTAACGGAAAACTTTCCCCATTCCCTGGACAAGGTTCCCATGCTTATGCCCATGGCCATGACCATGCTCCGGTCTGCCCTGGATCAATGGTTTGAAAGTCTTTCCATTCAGCCTTTGATTGTTGCGGAATTTGAGGACAACGCCCTTTTAAAAGTCTTTGGCCAGGCAGGAGACGGTGTTTTTGTTGCGCCCACCGTGATTGAATCTGAAATAAAGACCCAGTACCAGGTAAGGATCATTGGACGCTGCCCTTTTATCAAGGAGCGGTTTTATGCCATATCCGTGGAACGCATTTTAAAGCACCCGGCAGTGGTTGCCATTTCAGACATTGCCCGGCATTCGATTTTTTAG
- a CDS encoding 4Fe-4S binding protein, which produces MSFIINETCIGCGACTKICPSGAITGEKQELHTIDTDLCIQCRACGTVCPTGSVEDNFGRIIQRVKPGQRLQPMFDRKTCMACTICVEACPTGAICLDDPTSKDPHAYPALANEKRCIGCGFCEKECPVGAITMAAPVEILKA; this is translated from the coding sequence ATGTCATTCATCATCAATGAAACCTGCATCGGCTGTGGGGCGTGCACGAAAATTTGTCCGTCCGGGGCCATAACAGGGGAAAAACAAGAACTTCACACCATTGACACCGACCTGTGCATCCAGTGCCGGGCCTGCGGAACGGTGTGTCCCACAGGATCCGTGGAGGATAACTTTGGCCGGATCATCCAGCGGGTAAAACCTGGTCAACGGCTGCAACCGATGTTTGACCGCAAAACCTGCATGGCCTGCACCATCTGCGTGGAGGCCTGCCCCACCGGTGCCATCTGCCTGGATGACCCCACGTCAAAGGATCCCCACGCCTACCCTGCCCTGGCCAACGAAAAGCGCTGCATCGGATGCGGATTCTGCGAGAAAGAATGTCCGGTCGGAGCCATCACAATGGCTGCCCCGGTTGAAATCCTGAAGGCATAG
- a CDS encoding aldehyde ferredoxin oxidoreductase family protein, with translation MGKGYMGKILVVDLSTRQIHEESILPKIYQSYLSGMGLGAWMLYNRIPAHADPLGPDNMLGFMSGLLTGTGSLFTGRWMVVGKSPLTGGWGEANCGGSFSPAIKRCGFDGIFITGQSNTPVYLHVDDHTREIRDATHLWGKDTVETENHLVAASNRPNTRVACIGPAGENRSLISGLSTDRGRMAARSGLGAVMGSKRLKAIVLAGTRRINVHNRDEIKRLSQICNRWVQFQPPFVTGPMTAVVGALMRILPTVLTQDGLLYKILLRKWGTVSMNQMSPEMGDAPIKNWKGTSRDWGFFKSYSSNPDVFTKSEQVKYHCYSCPLGCGGICLTNGKYTQTHKPEYETVLALGGLCMNQDVESIFYLNELLNRMGMDSISAGHTVAFAMECFERGIITLADTGGLALDWGSAEAVISLVEKMCSREGIGNLLADGVKRAAEILGKEAQAFAVHAGGQEPGMHDSRNDPGFALHYSVEPAPGRHTNGAGLYYEMFQLWKVAKGLPKIPPMYLKSSKYKKSPRHAETGAINSKFMNVINGGGVCLFGAFLGAKRIRIFDWLNAATGWNLLPEDYLEIGARIQTVKQAFNVRHGIEPKSNRISDRALGIPAQKRGANKGRTVDVDAMMADYWEQFGWDRSTGKPSPEMAADAAGNSNP, from the coding sequence ATGGGAAAAGGGTATATGGGAAAAATTCTGGTTGTGGATCTTTCAACCAGGCAGATACATGAAGAATCAATTCTTCCAAAAATTTATCAGTCCTATCTGTCGGGCATGGGACTTGGGGCGTGGATGCTGTACAACCGCATACCGGCCCACGCCGATCCCCTGGGGCCTGACAATATGCTCGGGTTCATGTCAGGACTGCTCACCGGAACGGGTAGCCTGTTCACCGGCCGCTGGATGGTGGTGGGAAAATCACCCCTGACCGGCGGATGGGGGGAAGCCAATTGCGGGGGCAGTTTTTCACCGGCCATCAAGCGCTGCGGATTTGACGGAATTTTCATCACGGGCCAGAGCAACACGCCCGTCTATCTCCATGTGGACGACCATACCCGGGAAATCAGGGATGCCACCCATCTGTGGGGAAAGGACACGGTGGAAACAGAAAATCATCTTGTTGCGGCCAGTAACCGACCCAACACCCGGGTGGCCTGCATCGGGCCTGCCGGGGAAAACCGCTCGTTGATTTCAGGCCTCTCAACGGACAGGGGCAGAATGGCGGCCCGAAGCGGCCTGGGTGCCGTCATGGGATCCAAGCGCCTCAAAGCCATTGTCCTGGCCGGCACCCGTCGCATCAATGTCCACAACCGCGACGAAATCAAACGCCTCAGTCAGATCTGCAACCGCTGGGTACAATTCCAGCCGCCCTTTGTCACCGGCCCCATGACCGCCGTTGTGGGAGCCCTCATGCGCATACTTCCCACCGTCCTGACCCAGGACGGACTGCTCTACAAAATCCTGCTTCGAAAATGGGGCACCGTATCCATGAATCAAATGTCACCGGAAATGGGAGACGCACCCATCAAAAACTGGAAGGGAACCAGCAGGGACTGGGGCTTTTTCAAAAGCTACTCGTCCAACCCGGATGTTTTCACAAAGAGTGAACAGGTAAAATACCACTGCTACTCCTGCCCCCTTGGGTGTGGCGGCATCTGCCTGACCAACGGTAAATACACTCAGACCCACAAGCCTGAATACGAGACCGTCCTGGCCCTTGGGGGATTGTGCATGAACCAGGATGTGGAGAGTATTTTTTACCTTAACGAACTGTTGAACCGCATGGGTATGGACAGCATCTCAGCGGGTCATACCGTGGCCTTTGCCATGGAATGCTTTGAACGGGGAATCATCACCCTGGCAGATACCGGTGGCCTGGCCCTTGACTGGGGAAGTGCCGAAGCAGTCATCTCGCTGGTGGAAAAAATGTGCTCACGGGAGGGAATCGGCAATCTTCTGGCCGACGGGGTCAAACGTGCAGCTGAAATCCTTGGCAAAGAGGCCCAGGCCTTTGCCGTCCATGCCGGCGGCCAGGAACCGGGCATGCACGATTCCAGGAACGACCCCGGGTTTGCCCTCCACTACAGTGTGGAACCTGCACCGGGCAGGCACACAAACGGTGCCGGACTCTACTATGAGATGTTCCAGCTCTGGAAGGTGGCCAAAGGTCTGCCTAAAATTCCGCCCATGTATTTAAAGTCGAGTAAATACAAAAAAAGCCCCAGGCACGCTGAGACAGGGGCCATCAACAGCAAATTCATGAATGTCATCAACGGGGGGGGAGTGTGCCTGTTCGGTGCCTTTCTCGGGGCAAAGCGCATCCGAATTTTTGACTGGCTGAATGCAGCAACCGGCTGGAACCTGCTGCCCGAAGATTACCTTGAGATCGGGGCAAGGATACAGACCGTGAAGCAGGCCTTCAACGTCCGCCACGGCATCGAGCCAAAATCAAACAGGATCAGCGACAGGGCCCTTGGCATTCCGGCCCAGAAAAGGGGTGCCAACAAGGGCAGAACAGTGGATGTGGATGCCATGATGGCCGATTACTGGGAACAGTTCGGCTGGGACAGGTCAACGGGAAAACCCTCCCCCGAGATGGCAGCAGATGCTGCAGGAAACAGCAACCCATAA